One segment of Nomia melanderi isolate GNS246 chromosome 10, iyNomMela1, whole genome shotgun sequence DNA contains the following:
- the LOC116434681 gene encoding uncharacterized protein LOC116434681, with translation MANPSNPRLMNRVLDAVVHLGDGKGSTARDILDFLRHSSKSTQRNLTMQVHRALKHAVNAGLLRQRSGRYKALFTLNPALVKQPVNETNDKKSVEGPAAFDAEQPPRKVSSSDRRDKNTTRGRKKKQRRERNRKGGRSRQRRRRNRSKSSDTDSPAEDAATPRKYRHKDNEQRDRSPRRRISDGNANADIGNAAPRSSRKRAKAAPRGEECRSDLSDTDYEDRKPKVKRASLHKYKQTEAAKSRGRSRSRNRSPQRQQSQQPQQKRSREDAKRGKSDTDGRRSVDRNDLPEQEMENHHEPDNSASGSTL, from the exons ATGGCTAATCCATCGAATCCGCGATTAATGAATCGCGTGTTAGACGCGGTGGTGCACCTGGGCGATGGCAAAGGATCCACCGCTCGAGACATCCTCGATTTCCTGCGGCACTCGTCGAAAAGCACGCAGAGGAATCTCACGATGCAG GTTCACCGAGCGCTGAAGCACGCGGTGAACGCCGGACTGCTGCGGCAGAGAAGCGGTCGTTACAAGGCGTTGTTCACGTTGAATCCGGCGCTGGTTAAGCAGCCGGTGAATGAGACTAACGATAAGAAATCGGTCGAGGGACCGGCGGCTTTCGACGCGGAGCAGCCGCCGAGGAAGGTCAGCAGCTCGGATCGCAGGGACAAGAACACCACCAG GGGTAGGAAGAAGAAGCAGCGGCGCGAGAGGAATCGCAAGGGCGGCAGGAGCCGCCAGCGGAGGCGGAGGAACCGAAGCAAATCCAGCGACACCGACAGCCCCGCGGAGGACGCGGCGACGCCGCGGAAGTACAGGCACAAAGACAACGAACAAAGGGACCGGTCACCGCGCCGGAGGATCTCCGACGGGAACGCGAACGCCGATATCGGGAACGCGGCGCCCCGCTCGAGTCGCAAGCGGGCTAAGGCCGCGCCGAGAGGCGAGGAATGCCGTTCCGATCTCTCGGACACCGACTACGAGGACAGAAAGCCTAAAG TGAAAAGGGCGTCGCTGCATAAGTACAAGCAAACCGAGGCAGCGAAGTCGAGGGGCAGATCGCGTTCCCGCAATCGAAGCCCGCAGAGGCAACAATCTCAGCAGCCGCAGCAAAAACGATCGCGCGAGGATGCGAAGCGCGGTAAATCAGACACCGATGGCCGCAGGAGCGTCGATCGGAACGATTTGCCTGAGCAGGAGATGGAGAACCACCACGAGCCCGATAACAGCGCGAGCGGCAGCACTTTATGA
- the Grd gene encoding GABA-gated ion channel isoform X1 codes for MNEPGHVPGEDQSQDIMKQRVLLALANLITSYASFLAATGAKTSTRQRTQSNNHSNISELLDNLLRGYDNSVRPDFGGPPATVEVDIMVRSMGPISEVDMTYSMDCYFRQSWVDRRLAFQGGKETLALSISMLARIWKPDTYFYNGKHSYLHTITSPNKFVRLYQDGRVLYSSRLTIKAGCPMNLENFPMDTQRCPLQFGSFGYTKRDVIYKWNSARQVAIAEDMKLSQFDLVANPTANYSASPTLPQADYSMLLVYFHLQRHMGNFLIQVYGPCVLLVVLSWVSFWLNREATADRVSLGITTVLTMTFLGLEARTDLPKVPYPTALDFFVFLSFAFIFATIIQFAVVHYFTKYGSGECYFSSDLIESESSSEEEEEEEEEEDAQPLGKEQLQASQVHAKGSSNSAGRVHSNRNFTMNEDGMIEVIPLSAIPHPNRDAGVGNWQMSCVACSPPPRPPPPARKTSGRRRRRRTPRYNSVSKIDRASRVVFPLFFLAINVFYWCAYLSRSERINYYNANSNGS; via the exons ATGAACGAACCGGGACACGTTCCAGGGGAGGATCAATCCCAGGACATCATGAAGCAGCGAGTCCTACTGGCCCTCGCCAATTTGATCACTTCTTATGCGTCCTTCCT AGCAGCCACAGGGGCAAAAACCTCCACAAGACAGAGAACGCAAAGCAACAATCACAGCAACATCAGCGAACTGCTGGACAATCTGCTTCGCGGTTACGACAACAGCGTCAGGCCAGACTTCGGTGGACCACCGGCCACCGTTGAGGTCGACATCATGGTGCGCAGCATGGGTCCGATCTCAGAAGTCGATATG ACTTACTCGATGGACTGCTACTTCCGTCAGTCTTGGGTGGACAGACGTCTGGCCTTTCAAGGCGGCAAGGAGACGCTCGCGCTCAGCATATCGATGCTGGCCAGGATCTGGAAACCGGATACGTACTTCTATAACGGCAAGCACAGCTACCTGCACACCATAACCAGTCCCAATAAATTCGTCAGGCTCTATCAGGATGGCAGGGTCCTCTACAGTTCTAG GCTTACCATCAAGGCTGGATGTCCGATGAACCTTGAAAACTTCCCGATGGACACGCAGAGGTGCCCGTTACAATTCGGCAGCT TCGGTTACACGAAGCGGGACGTGATCTACAAATGGAACAGCGCGCGACAAGTAGCAATCGCGGAGGACATGAAATTATCCCAATTCGATTTAGTTGCCAATCCGACTGCGAATTATTCTGCATCGCCGACCCTTCCTCAAG CCGACTACTCGATGCTGCTGGTGTATTTTCACCTGCAAAGGCACATGGGTAATTTCCTTATACAAGTGTACGGGCCGTGCGTTTTGCTGGTGGTCCTCTCGTGGGTGTCGTTTTGGCTGAACCGGGAAGCCACCGCCGATCGCGTGTCGCTCG GAATAACGACCGTGTTGACGATGACATTTTTGGGATTGGAGGCACGAACCGATCTGCCGAAAGTTCCTTACCCCACTGCCCTagatttcttcgttttcctttcgTTCGCTTTCATATTCGCCACTATTATACAATTCGCGGTGGTCCATTACTTTACGAAGTACGGCTCCGGAGAGTGTTATTTCAGCTCCGATCTAATCGAAAGCGAGAGTTCcagcgaggaggaggaggaggaggaggaagaggaagatgcGCAACCACTTGGGAAGGAACAG TTGCAGGCGTCGCAGGTCCACGCGAAAGGTTCGAGCAACTCGGCGGGCAGAGTGCATTCGAATCGAAACTTCACGATGAACGAGGACGGTATGATCGAGGTGATACCTCTGTCGGCGATCCCGCATCCGAACAGGGACGCGGGGGTCGGCAATTGGCAGATGTCCTGCGTGGCGTGCAGCCCGCCGCCGAGGCCGCCGCCACCCGCCCGGAAGACTTCCGGCAGAAGACGACGCAGGAGGACGCCGAGGTACAACTCGGTCTCGAAGATCGACCGCGCGAGCCGCGTCGTCTTCCCCCTGTTCTTCTTGGCGATCAACGTCTTCTACTGGTGCGCCTATCTGTCGCGGAGCGAACGCATAAACTATTACAACGCGAACTCGAACGGCTCGTGA
- the Grd gene encoding GABA-gated ion channel isoform X2: protein MRPSSTGAKTSTRQRTQSNNHSNISELLDNLLRGYDNSVRPDFGGPPATVEVDIMVRSMGPISEVDMTYSMDCYFRQSWVDRRLAFQGGKETLALSISMLARIWKPDTYFYNGKHSYLHTITSPNKFVRLYQDGRVLYSSRLTIKAGCPMNLENFPMDTQRCPLQFGSFGYTKRDVIYKWNSARQVAIAEDMKLSQFDLVANPTANYSASPTLPQADYSMLLVYFHLQRHMGNFLIQVYGPCVLLVVLSWVSFWLNREATADRVSLGITTVLTMTFLGLEARTDLPKVPYPTALDFFVFLSFAFIFATIIQFAVVHYFTKYGSGECYFSSDLIESESSSEEEEEEEEEEDAQPLGKEQLQASQVHAKGSSNSAGRVHSNRNFTMNEDGMIEVIPLSAIPHPNRDAGVGNWQMSCVACSPPPRPPPPARKTSGRRRRRRTPRYNSVSKIDRASRVVFPLFFLAINVFYWCAYLSRSERINYYNANSNGS from the exons ATGCGTCCTTCCT CCACAGGGGCAAAAACCTCCACAAGACAGAGAACGCAAAGCAACAATCACAGCAACATCAGCGAACTGCTGGACAATCTGCTTCGCGGTTACGACAACAGCGTCAGGCCAGACTTCGGTGGACCACCGGCCACCGTTGAGGTCGACATCATGGTGCGCAGCATGGGTCCGATCTCAGAAGTCGATATG ACTTACTCGATGGACTGCTACTTCCGTCAGTCTTGGGTGGACAGACGTCTGGCCTTTCAAGGCGGCAAGGAGACGCTCGCGCTCAGCATATCGATGCTGGCCAGGATCTGGAAACCGGATACGTACTTCTATAACGGCAAGCACAGCTACCTGCACACCATAACCAGTCCCAATAAATTCGTCAGGCTCTATCAGGATGGCAGGGTCCTCTACAGTTCTAG GCTTACCATCAAGGCTGGATGTCCGATGAACCTTGAAAACTTCCCGATGGACACGCAGAGGTGCCCGTTACAATTCGGCAGCT TCGGTTACACGAAGCGGGACGTGATCTACAAATGGAACAGCGCGCGACAAGTAGCAATCGCGGAGGACATGAAATTATCCCAATTCGATTTAGTTGCCAATCCGACTGCGAATTATTCTGCATCGCCGACCCTTCCTCAAG CCGACTACTCGATGCTGCTGGTGTATTTTCACCTGCAAAGGCACATGGGTAATTTCCTTATACAAGTGTACGGGCCGTGCGTTTTGCTGGTGGTCCTCTCGTGGGTGTCGTTTTGGCTGAACCGGGAAGCCACCGCCGATCGCGTGTCGCTCG GAATAACGACCGTGTTGACGATGACATTTTTGGGATTGGAGGCACGAACCGATCTGCCGAAAGTTCCTTACCCCACTGCCCTagatttcttcgttttcctttcgTTCGCTTTCATATTCGCCACTATTATACAATTCGCGGTGGTCCATTACTTTACGAAGTACGGCTCCGGAGAGTGTTATTTCAGCTCCGATCTAATCGAAAGCGAGAGTTCcagcgaggaggaggaggaggaggaggaagaggaagatgcGCAACCACTTGGGAAGGAACAG TTGCAGGCGTCGCAGGTCCACGCGAAAGGTTCGAGCAACTCGGCGGGCAGAGTGCATTCGAATCGAAACTTCACGATGAACGAGGACGGTATGATCGAGGTGATACCTCTGTCGGCGATCCCGCATCCGAACAGGGACGCGGGGGTCGGCAATTGGCAGATGTCCTGCGTGGCGTGCAGCCCGCCGCCGAGGCCGCCGCCACCCGCCCGGAAGACTTCCGGCAGAAGACGACGCAGGAGGACGCCGAGGTACAACTCGGTCTCGAAGATCGACCGCGCGAGCCGCGTCGTCTTCCCCCTGTTCTTCTTGGCGATCAACGTCTTCTACTGGTGCGCCTATCTGTCGCGGAGCGAACGCATAAACTATTACAACGCGAACTCGAACGGCTCGTGA
- the Grd gene encoding GABA-gated ion channel isoform X3 — protein MDCYFRQSWVDRRLAFQGGKETLALSISMLARIWKPDTYFYNGKHSYLHTITSPNKFVRLYQDGRVLYSSRLTIKAGCPMNLENFPMDTQRCPLQFGSFGYTKRDVIYKWNSARQVAIAEDMKLSQFDLVANPTANYSASPTLPQADYSMLLVYFHLQRHMGNFLIQVYGPCVLLVVLSWVSFWLNREATADRVSLGITTVLTMTFLGLEARTDLPKVPYPTALDFFVFLSFAFIFATIIQFAVVHYFTKYGSGECYFSSDLIESESSSEEEEEEEEEEDAQPLGKEQLQASQVHAKGSSNSAGRVHSNRNFTMNEDGMIEVIPLSAIPHPNRDAGVGNWQMSCVACSPPPRPPPPARKTSGRRRRRRTPRYNSVSKIDRASRVVFPLFFLAINVFYWCAYLSRSERINYYNANSNGS, from the exons ATGGACTGCTACTTCCGTCAGTCTTGGGTGGACAGACGTCTGGCCTTTCAAGGCGGCAAGGAGACGCTCGCGCTCAGCATATCGATGCTGGCCAGGATCTGGAAACCGGATACGTACTTCTATAACGGCAAGCACAGCTACCTGCACACCATAACCAGTCCCAATAAATTCGTCAGGCTCTATCAGGATGGCAGGGTCCTCTACAGTTCTAG GCTTACCATCAAGGCTGGATGTCCGATGAACCTTGAAAACTTCCCGATGGACACGCAGAGGTGCCCGTTACAATTCGGCAGCT TCGGTTACACGAAGCGGGACGTGATCTACAAATGGAACAGCGCGCGACAAGTAGCAATCGCGGAGGACATGAAATTATCCCAATTCGATTTAGTTGCCAATCCGACTGCGAATTATTCTGCATCGCCGACCCTTCCTCAAG CCGACTACTCGATGCTGCTGGTGTATTTTCACCTGCAAAGGCACATGGGTAATTTCCTTATACAAGTGTACGGGCCGTGCGTTTTGCTGGTGGTCCTCTCGTGGGTGTCGTTTTGGCTGAACCGGGAAGCCACCGCCGATCGCGTGTCGCTCG GAATAACGACCGTGTTGACGATGACATTTTTGGGATTGGAGGCACGAACCGATCTGCCGAAAGTTCCTTACCCCACTGCCCTagatttcttcgttttcctttcgTTCGCTTTCATATTCGCCACTATTATACAATTCGCGGTGGTCCATTACTTTACGAAGTACGGCTCCGGAGAGTGTTATTTCAGCTCCGATCTAATCGAAAGCGAGAGTTCcagcgaggaggaggaggaggaggaggaagaggaagatgcGCAACCACTTGGGAAGGAACAG TTGCAGGCGTCGCAGGTCCACGCGAAAGGTTCGAGCAACTCGGCGGGCAGAGTGCATTCGAATCGAAACTTCACGATGAACGAGGACGGTATGATCGAGGTGATACCTCTGTCGGCGATCCCGCATCCGAACAGGGACGCGGGGGTCGGCAATTGGCAGATGTCCTGCGTGGCGTGCAGCCCGCCGCCGAGGCCGCCGCCACCCGCCCGGAAGACTTCCGGCAGAAGACGACGCAGGAGGACGCCGAGGTACAACTCGGTCTCGAAGATCGACCGCGCGAGCCGCGTCGTCTTCCCCCTGTTCTTCTTGGCGATCAACGTCTTCTACTGGTGCGCCTATCTGTCGCGGAGCGAACGCATAAACTATTACAACGCGAACTCGAACGGCTCGTGA
- the LOC116434662 gene encoding glycerol-3-phosphate phosphatase: protein MTTKKITSLSKDEFKQFLESFDVVLSDCDGVLWKETEVIEGSPETVNKFKQLGKKFFYITNNNTKTRPEFVEKCKELKYDATMEEIVCTSFLAAVYLKEQKFAKKAYVVGSVGITKELETEGIKHCGIGPDIMDGDEVEMVKNFKPDPEVGAVIVGFDKHFSFPKLMKAATYLADPNVHFIGTNCDTERPSPNTNRFPGTGCFIQTIESASNRKAVLLGKPEPFLIEYIVKKYNLNPQRTLMIGDNRDTDILLGKRCGFKTLLVLTGITTQSDVDAINATAANAKDIIVPDYYADQLSDVLTMINSS, encoded by the exons ATGACAACGAAAAAGATAACATCATTATCGAAAGACGAATTTAAACAATTCCTTGAATCTTTTGACGTAGTTTTATCAGACTGTGATG GCGTACTATGGAAAGAAACCGAAGTGATAGAAGGGTCACCTGAAACtgtaaacaaatttaaacaGTTAGGTAAGAAGTTCTTCTACATAACAAACAACAACACCAAAACCAGACCCGAGTTTGTAGAGAAATGTAAAGAGCTTAAATACGATGCCACaatg GAAGAAATAGTGTGCACCTCCTTTCTGGCTGCAGTTTATCTTAAGGAACAAAAATTTGCTAAAAAGGCTTATGTGGTTGGGAGTGTGGGTATTACCAAAGAGCTGGAAACTGAGGGGATAAAACATTGTGGCATTGGA CCTGATATCATGGATGGTGATGAAGTAGAGATGGTAAAGAACTTTAAACCTGATCCAGAAGTGGGAGCTGTGATTGTAGGCTTCGATAAACATTTTAGTTTTCCGAAGCTTATGAAAGCTGCTACTTATTTGGCAGATCCAAATGTTCACTTTATAGGAACAAATTGTGATACAGAGAGACCTTCACCAAATACTAATAGATTTCCAg gAACTGGCTGCTTCATACAAACAATAGAATCAGCATCTAACAGAAAGGCAGTTCTTCTTGGGAAACCGGAACCTTTCTTGATTGAATATATAGTCAAGAAATACAATTTGAATCCTCAAAGGACTTTGATGATTGGTGACaa TCGTGACACTGATATCCTTCTTGGAAAACGTTGCGGATTTAAAACTTTACTTGTATTAACGGGAATTACAACGCAAAGCGATGTAGACGCTATTAATGCAACTGCTGCGAATGCTAAAGATATAATTGTTCCGGATTATTATGCGGATCAGTTAAGTGATGTATTAACAATGATCAATTCATCTTGA